The Mycobacteriales bacterium genomic interval GGGACAGCAGCGCCCCGATCCCGCCGGCGACCGCCTTGCCGGCGCCACCGAACAGCCAGGTCAGCAGCCAGCCCATCAGTGCACCGTCCCGCCGATGCCGAAGGCGAAGTTGACCAGTGCGACCGCCGCGCCGGCGATCAATGCGCCGACCGCCCCACCGAGGACCATCAGCCGACCGGAGCTGGCAGCGCCGTAGTGGCCCGCCCGGCTACCCAGCCCCCACGAGGCGGCGCCAGCCAGGATCGCCAGTACGCAGGCGAGCAGCACCCACGTCATCAGCCCACCCACCATGGCGGCGAGCTGGGTGGTGCCGGGCAAGTTCGAGTTCGGGTTGACGATGATGCCGGTGGGCATGGCAGCCTCCGCAGGTCGACGGTGAAGCGGTCGACCTGCAGGCTGCTCAGCTACTTCACCAAAACTTCACCGGCCAACGCCAGGACGAGAGGGGCGACCCGGCGGTGAAGTAGGCGGTGAACACGGAGCAAGCGCGCAACTTGCCATGGCGGATCAGTCCGATGCCCGAGGTCGCTCAAGAGCACGGCTTCGGTGAGCGGCTCGGTCTGGGAGAGCAGAGCGCAGGCGGACGCAACGTGGGCTCCATCCGACCGATCAACGCACACACCGGCGCTCAGGTCGACGAACAGAGCTGGCAGTGATGCAGCATTCCGAAGGAACAGCCACCACGCGGGGAACGGCCTCCGGATCGCCGCCTCTGTGCCGGTCGTGGCCTGCTACGCGGGCGCGGTCGGAGAGCGCCGATCACCCAGTTCGGCGGCGTGCCGTGGCCACCGCGGAGACGTCGAGAGGATCCGCGCTCGCATGCTGGAGCAAGCACCTCGGGCCGCCCCGAAGGGGGATCCGTTTCCGGTGATCATCAGCTCGGCCGGGGGGCTCTCTGCCAGAGTTGGGTCATGGCCACAACGAGCTTCGGCTACGACGGTGACGGCGGCCTCGGCGATCGGCTACTCGCAGCCGTGCTACGCGGTGAGAAGACGGCGACGTCGTCGCTGGCCGTCGAGTACCTCTCCGGCGAATCGCTGCCGCGGGTCGGCCAGCAGTCCGAGCTGGTTGACCACGCCGGCCGAAGGCATGGGATGATCGAGACGACACGAGTCCGGATCATCCCGCTCGACGCAGTCGGTGACGATGTGGCGAGGGATGAGGGCGAGGGCTTCGCCGACGCGGTCGAGTGGCGCCGGGCTCATGAAGCGTTCTGGGGCGAGACCATAGAGATGATCCGCGCCGACGCCGGTGACTCCACCTGGGAGCTGCGAGACAGCGAGCCGGTCGTGGTGGAGTGGTTCCGCCTCCTCGACGACCAAGGGCCCACGACGGGCTGACGCCGCGTCGTACGAGGATCCGTAACCGCAGCTGCCGCCGTTGTCGTGGCTTGTCTCGGGCTGGCGAGGGGGTGCGAGGAGTGCTGTGGGCTTCAGGAGTAGTCGGCCCAGATCCTGCGCTCGGTGCCGTCGACGGTGACCTCGCCACCGTAAGGTAGGAGCCACTGGGGCCGGGTGTGCCCGAAGGGCACCCCGACGCAGACGACCGCATCGGAGTTGTAGCGGCCGACGACGTCGATAGCGACGTCGCGCTGAGCAGAGCGGTAGTCCGTGCGTTCTGCGGCGGACGGCTGCTTGTCAAAACTCGACGCAGGTGGACGTGCCACGAGCAGGGCGCCGGCAGCGGCGAGCAGTCCCCGCTCACCGAGGGACCGCAGGATCCACCCGAACTCCCGGGCCGGGATGATCTCCTCGCTGGTTTCCAGGATCAGCACCGCGCCGTCGAGCACCGCGGGGTCTGGCGGGAAGCGCCCAGTTGCGAGGATCCACTGGAGGACCTCGACGCAGCCACCCCAGGTTCGGCCGGTCACGGTGCGAGCGGGACCGCCCCACGCCCAGGCTTCGGTGGTTTCGCGCTCGCCGTACTCGCTGAGCGCGGCGGGGTCGGTCCAGTCCTTGCCGAAATCTTCGGACTCGCCCGGGTCGGTGACCTCGAGGCGCTCGCCGGTCAGCAAGGCCGCGCGGAGCGAGGCACTGTGGCAGGCGTCGACCGCTGGGCCGGGACCCAGCTGGACCTGCGTCGAGCCGCCGTGGAAGCTGGCGATGCCGTGGGTCCACAGCCACGACAGCAGATTGCTGTTGTCGCTGTAGCCGCAGAACGGCTTGGGGTCCGCCCCCACGGGGCCGGGGTCGAGGTGCGCCACGACCTGGATCTGGTCCTCCCCACCGATCGTCGCGACCACGGCGCGAATCTCCGGGTCGGCGAACGCAGCGTTCAGGTCAGCCGCACGCTGCCGCGGGCTGGCGCCGACCTGGCGGGTGGTCGGGTACTCGACCGGGACGAGGCCGGTGATCTCGCTCAGGCGCCGCATCGCCTGCTCGTGAACCACCGGTGCCACGCCCGGAGCAGCGAACGACGGCGAGACCACCGCTACTTTCTCACCACGACGGGCCTTCGGCGGGTGCATGAGCTCGGGGACCATACGTCCATCCGATCAGGACCGCACGGCTCCGGCAAGCGCGTTTCCCCCGCCCCGCGTCCAGCCTTCGGTCGGTGAAGGTCAAGTTTGCCCACGCCCTGGACAACTGCGACCGACCACCCGTGTCCGTGCCGCATGACGAACGGCCTACGGGAACGCCTGGTGGCAGAAGGTTCCCAAGAGCAGGTGTCCCGTATACCCCGCCCGAGAAGAAGCCCGGAGACCCCCCGCTATGCGGGGCACGCCCGGAAG includes:
- a CDS encoding S66 peptidase family protein → MVPELMHPPKARRGEKVAVVSPSFAAPGVAPVVHEQAMRRLSEITGLVPVEYPTTRQVGASPRQRAADLNAAFADPEIRAVVATIGGEDQIQVVAHLDPGPVGADPKPFCGYSDNSNLLSWLWTHGIASFHGGSTQVQLGPGPAVDACHSASLRAALLTGERLEVTDPGESEDFGKDWTDPAALSEYGERETTEAWAWGGPARTVTGRTWGGCVEVLQWILATGRFPPDPAVLDGAVLILETSEEIIPAREFGWILRSLGERGLLAAAGALLVARPPASSFDKQPSAAERTDYRSAQRDVAIDVVGRYNSDAVVCVGVPFGHTRPQWLLPYGGEVTVDGTERRIWADYS
- a CDS encoding DUF6112 family protein — its product is MPTGIIVNPNSNLPGTTQLAAMVGGLMTWVLLACVLAILAGAASWGLGSRAGHYGAASSGRLMVLGGAVGALIAGAAVALVNFAFGIGGTVH
- a CDS encoding ASCH domain-containing protein; the protein is MATTSFGYDGDGGLGDRLLAAVLRGEKTATSSLAVEYLSGESLPRVGQQSELVDHAGRRHGMIETTRVRIIPLDAVGDDVARDEGEGFADAVEWRRAHEAFWGETIEMIRADAGDSTWELRDSEPVVVEWFRLLDDQGPTTG